The following are encoded in a window of Solidesulfovibrio magneticus RS-1 genomic DNA:
- a CDS encoding response regulator: MRVLVVEDDFTSRKILQKILGPYGEVDIAVNGLEAVEAFTQSLNDAKPYDLVCMDIMMPEMDGQTALKRIRAIEKERGVAPTGEAKIIMTTALDDPKNVVEAYYKGGATSYVPKPIDKHMLLHLIKNLGLID, encoded by the coding sequence ATGCGCGTTTTGGTCGTTGAGGACGATTTCACCAGCCGTAAGATTTTGCAGAAGATTCTCGGCCCGTACGGCGAGGTCGATATTGCCGTCAACGGACTTGAGGCCGTGGAAGCCTTTACCCAGTCGTTAAACGACGCCAAGCCCTATGATCTGGTGTGCATGGACATCATGATGCCCGAGATGGACGGCCAGACCGCGCTCAAGCGTATCCGGGCCATTGAGAAGGAGCGCGGCGTCGCGCCGACTGGCGAAGCCAAGATCATCATGACCACGGCCCTGGATGATCCTAAAAACGTGGTCGAGGCCTACTACAAGGGCGGAGCCACGTCGTATGTGCCCAAGCCCATCGACAAGCACATGTTGCTGCACCTGATCAAGAACCTGGGGCTTATCGACTAG
- a CDS encoding HD domain-containing protein, with amino-acid sequence MSELLETASAWFEAYYRSLADDAPQDAGHLELKRLHCRRVMDEAAALAESLELSPRLRELAAIAGLCHDVGRFPQYRRYKTFSDRQSVNHARLGTATLSRHDGLGQLSRRDRTLVRMAIVVHNRRLLPAALLSGDDPEALTLSRLLRDADKLDIVRIMLDHFRADGPKDDVVFLGQPDTGRYSPSIVDDILAGKLGSYENMASATDFALLILSWIHDMAYPWTRNQFFARGHVQGLFDQLPDTPDLAALRTWYFERHAPAAS; translated from the coding sequence ATGTCTGAACTCCTTGAGACCGCCTCGGCCTGGTTCGAGGCCTATTACCGCAGCCTGGCCGACGATGCCCCCCAGGACGCCGGCCATCTGGAACTCAAGCGCCTGCACTGCCGCAGGGTCATGGACGAGGCGGCCGCCTTGGCCGAAAGCCTGGAACTGTCGCCGCGTCTTCGTGAACTGGCCGCCATCGCCGGCCTGTGCCACGACGTCGGACGTTTCCCCCAGTACCGGCGCTACAAGACCTTCAGCGACCGCCAAAGCGTCAACCACGCCCGCCTGGGCACGGCAACGCTGTCCCGCCACGACGGCCTTGGCCAACTGTCCCGTCGTGATCGCACCCTTGTGCGCATGGCCATCGTCGTGCACAACCGCCGCCTCCTGCCCGCCGCCTTGCTTTCCGGTGACGATCCCGAGGCACTGACCCTGTCGCGCCTTCTCCGCGACGCCGACAAGCTCGACATCGTCCGAATCATGCTCGACCATTTTCGAGCCGACGGCCCTAAGGACGACGTGGTGTTCCTGGGCCAGCCCGACACCGGCCGCTACAGCCCGTCCATCGTCGATGACATCCTGGCCGGCAAGCTTGGCAGCTACGAAAACATGGCTTCCGCCACCGACTTCGCCCTGCTGATCCTCAGCTGGATCCACGACATGGCCTATCCCTGGACCCGAAACCAGTTTTTTGCGCGCGGCCATGTCCAGGGACTGTTTGACCAATTGCCCGACACGCCTGATCTTGCGGCGCTGCGGACCTGGTATTTCGAGCGGCACGCGCCGGCAGCCTCCTGA
- a CDS encoding DUF4276 family protein, which produces MKTLVFFLEEPSAKAMLEGILPRILPRQWLVRYIVFQGKQDLEKNLTKKIRHWRMPNSVFIVMRDQDAGDCRAIKSRLNLLCEGAKDKRILVRIACRELESFYLGDLAAVEQGLNLSGLRGLQQKKKYRNPDSLGSPSKELSMLTGYAYEKLSGSRAIAPFMALDHNCSKSFQALLTGIQKMVAA; this is translated from the coding sequence ATGAAAACACTGGTCTTTTTTCTGGAAGAGCCATCGGCCAAGGCCATGCTGGAGGGCATATTGCCTCGGATTCTGCCACGGCAGTGGCTTGTCAGATATATCGTTTTTCAAGGAAAGCAGGATTTAGAGAAGAACTTGACTAAGAAGATACGCCATTGGCGAATGCCGAATTCCGTGTTCATCGTGATGCGAGATCAAGATGCCGGCGACTGTCGTGCTATTAAATCAAGGCTCAATCTTCTGTGCGAGGGAGCCAAAGACAAGCGCATACTCGTTCGTATTGCTTGCAGGGAGTTGGAAAGCTTCTATTTGGGTGATCTCGCAGCCGTTGAGCAAGGACTCAACCTTTCGGGATTACGAGGCTTGCAACAAAAGAAAAAATACCGAAATCCCGACAGTCTGGGGTCTCCGTCAAAAGAACTTTCCATGCTGACGGGCTATGCCTACGAAAAATTGTCTGGTTCGCGGGCGATAGCCCCTTTTATGGCCCTTGATCATAATTGTTCGAAAAGTTTTCAGGCCCTGCTCACCGGCATTCAAAAAATGGTGGCGGCGTAG
- a CDS encoding tetratricopeptide repeat protein: MEFSPILFDTVVIVSKNEDNARRDRRSLASFRPQRVEVFASGQKALAFLSANHADMVLVDSHIEDMDAMQFLRAARRDLRLRDVPVVMVTANTSRDQVLDAIAQGCAGYILRPYSEDTFAKHVLRGCQVERVTEIERQQIADARDMMAAGNFDDAIEAFEEIISEQSQAQKYYDMGCRCLVRQKFGQAIIAFKKAIKINDLFAEAYKGLADAYKAKGELDEFKRYLQKAAEVHAQFNRLEETKELFIEILKYDPLSPNPFNSLGVKLRKSGDLAGALHAYTQALTLTPEDENIHFNISKAYYFMGNVESAKVSVEKALELSPGFEEGRKLYRKLYNREYPRPAGPGSPKPTVTMARDD, translated from the coding sequence ATGGAATTTTCGCCAATCCTCTTCGACACCGTCGTCATCGTCTCCAAAAACGAGGACAACGCCCGGCGTGACCGGCGCTCCCTGGCCTCCTTTCGGCCCCAGCGGGTGGAGGTCTTCGCTTCGGGCCAAAAAGCCCTGGCCTTTCTGTCCGCCAACCATGCCGACATGGTGCTCGTCGACAGCCACATCGAGGACATGGACGCCATGCAGTTTTTGCGCGCCGCCCGCCGCGACCTGCGCCTGCGCGATGTGCCGGTGGTCATGGTCACGGCCAACACCAGCCGCGACCAAGTCCTTGACGCCATTGCCCAGGGCTGCGCCGGTTACATCCTGCGCCCCTACTCCGAAGACACCTTCGCCAAGCACGTCCTGCGCGGCTGCCAGGTGGAACGGGTCACGGAAATCGAGCGACAGCAGATCGCCGACGCCCGCGACATGATGGCCGCCGGCAACTTCGACGACGCCATCGAGGCTTTCGAGGAAATCATCTCCGAACAAAGCCAGGCCCAGAAATACTACGACATGGGCTGCCGCTGCTTGGTGCGCCAGAAATTCGGCCAAGCCATCATCGCCTTTAAAAAGGCCATCAAAATAAACGACCTCTTCGCCGAAGCCTACAAGGGGCTGGCCGACGCCTACAAGGCCAAGGGCGAACTCGACGAATTCAAGCGCTACCTGCAAAAAGCCGCCGAGGTCCATGCCCAGTTCAACCGCCTGGAAGAGACCAAGGAACTGTTCATCGAGATCCTCAAATACGATCCCCTCTCGCCCAACCCCTTCAATTCCCTGGGGGTCAAGCTGCGCAAAAGCGGCGACCTGGCCGGAGCGCTCCATGCCTACACCCAGGCCCTGACGCTCACGCCCGAAGACGAGAACATCCATTTCAACATTTCCAAGGCCTACTACTTCATGGGCAACGTGGAGTCGGCCAAGGTGAGCGTGGAAAAAGCCCTGGAACTCAGCCCCGGCTTCGAGGAAGGGCGCAAGCTCTACCGCAAGCTCTACAACCGCGAATACCCCCGCCCCGCCGGCCCCGGCAGCCCCAAACCGACTGTCACCATGGCCCGGGATGATTAA